In the Candidatus Chlamydia sanziniae genome, CTTGAAAAGTATTTTTACATGCGATTGCTTGATATGATAGTTGCCTTGAGTAAAGATAAGTTTTTTGCCCGAACTATAGTATAAGAAACATTAGAGGAAGGTATGATCTTAATTGATGGGCGAGTAGCCAATGTGTTTCTTAGGACAGGATAGCCATCTGATTTTGAAATTATCTTTCATTCTTATTCAAACTTCTAAAGAGAGGATAATCGACGGCAGTCTATTTTGTAGAGTATATCACCTAGAAGCAAGTTTTTTTCTTTTATAAATTAGAGAATAAAGACTGTAAAATGGGTAAAGAGAGCTTGTTATTGCGGGAGCATAGAGCATCAGTATTCAAGGCTGCTTCAAGAATAGCTTCAGGGTGTTCTAGAACGGTTAATTTTTCTTTTTTATTAGGCAGTTCAGGTAAATAGAATAGGTTATAGTGTGCTTCAAAGTGTTTGTGTAATAGATAATAGAGAGCTAGGGCAATTAAAAGAATAGGGAAGAATAAGAAAGAGAGGCATTTTAAAATTTTTATTAAAGTAGAAACTTCGCTTTGCTCTTCTTCGACTAGCCCTATACTGTCCGCATTTATAGTAAGGATTGTGTGTCGTGTTCCTCCTAAGAAAAGATACGAGTCCACCTTGTGTAGGAGTTTATTCATTGGACTTATCGGAATATTAGAAGAGAAGCTATAGAATTTCATAGAATCTTATATTATTACAATAGTGACGATAAACTATACCATAAGTTGAATTTTTATTATATTATTTCACGACTTTTCATAGGAACGAGAGAGACACAATTTCTAAATTATCAGAAGATTTGTTTAGCTGAGACTTTCCTTACTTTTTCCCAAAAATTTAAAGTAGCTTGAAGAGTTTGTAAAAAATCTAGCGAGATTTTGTTTTGTGGGAAGCTATGACTATCTGGATTATCCATGATTGCTTTAAGAATAATGTCGGGGTTCTTCAGAAGGGTCAATTCTTCTTTTTCATTAGACAGTGGGGGTAAATAGAATAGGTTATAGTGTGCTTCAAAGTGTTTGTGTAATAAATAATAGAGAGCTAGGGCAATTAAAAGAATAGGGAAGAATAGGAAAGAGAGGCATTTTAAAATTTTTATTAAAGTAGAAACTTCACTTTGCTCTTCTTCGACTAGCCCTATACTGTCCGCATTTATAGTAAGGATTGTGTGTCGTGTTCCTCCTAAGAAAAGATACGAGTCCACCTTGTGTAGGAGTTTGTTCATTGGACTTATCGGAATATTAGAAGAGAAGCTATAGAATTTCATAGAATCTTATATTATTGCAATAGTGACAAGGGACTATAGCATAGATTGGATTATTCAATTGCTTTTTTAAAAATGTTTTCTTTTGAAGATGAAGAACACGTATCAATTTAATTATTTGTTTTATAAGCCTCCCAGGGATAGATAGATTCTTTCTTAGTCTATAGGTCCATGAAATTTTTAGTGTGAAGATACACTATAATGATTCTCTGAAGTAAAAAATTTTAGAAGGTATTTCAGAGATAGTTAGGGAGAGTCCTGGCTTTTGTCGTAGGGTTAATATGCCCTATCAGGGATTTCTATACACATTTGGCATTGGTCTTGCCAGTGCTGGTGGTTCAGGAGTAGGGTCAGGGGGGGGGAATTGTCGGAGTAGGTTTCTGGGGGTATTTTTATTTGTAAAGGTCCTAGGAATCTGTAAAAATCTTCAAGGGCCCAAATTTTTCTATAAAGTTTGAATTTACAAAATGCGGGACTTCCAATATCGATATGGTGTTTTTTGATGTGTGGATGTAAAGAACCATCGGATTTTTGTTTTATTGTAAACATTTGAACGATAGGAATCGCGCGTAATCGCCATTTTTTAAAAGGACAGGCGAGGGATTCGATGGTAGAGAGGTAGCCATTGCAGCGATGACGAACAAGAATAGCAGCACCATAGCCTAGGCTATAGCCGTAATCATTATCAAATTTTGTAGGTAATCCTGAGCGACCTTCATAACCTAAAAAGTGAGAGATTGCATTGAAGGGAACAGAGGGAAAATAGCTTTTCAGATGATTTTGTACAAGATGAATAAGGAGTTTGTCTACACTGATCTTGGAAACGTAGACATTGCCGTGAGTATCACGATCATTAAGGAGCTGGTGGGTAATGGTTTCGGGGAAACTATGCAGGAGTTTTTGTGATTCTAGAGATAGAAGAGAGCTTGTCTTGTTCTGTTTTGGTAGGCGTTCGATTTCCTTAATAAGATTGGTAATTTCTGGGATAAATTCGATAATGCCTTCGGGGATGAGGATGACTCCGTAATGTTTCCCCATAGCAGCCCTATCTGCTATAACGGAGCAAATTTTATGAATTACGGTTTTTAGGGGTAAGTTTTTCGCAGCGATTTCCTCGCCGATTAAAGCGATGTTGGGGTGGGTTTGTAAGGCACATTCAAGAGCGATGTGGGAGGCAGAACGGCCCATGAGCTTGATAAAATGGTAGCGAGCTTTACAAGATAAAGCGTCTCTTGAGATATTGCTAATAATGGATGAGTAGAATTTTGTTGCAGTATCGAACCCGAATGTTAAGTCTAGGAAAAGATGTTGTAAATCTCCGTCTATAGTTTTTGGTATACCAATGACTGAAGTTTTTGGGTGGTGGATTGCAAAGAATTCGGCAAGGATGGCAGTTGCTGTATTAGAACCGTCACCACCGATGATCACGAGTCCATCGAGATCTAGGGTTTTTACAGTTTTTAGACAAGCTTCTTTAGCTTCTTGGGTTACGATTTTTGTTCTTCCTGTTCCTAGGCAATTGAAACCTCCCGAGTTGCGGAACTTATACAGGAACTCTTTTGTTATGATTTCAGTATGATTTTGTATTAATCCTTCACCATTGTCAATAAAGCCAAATAATGAGGAGTTAGGGTTGAGGTTCTTTAAACTATCAAGGAGCCCTTGAATGACATTATGTCCTCCTGGAGCGGGTCCTCCAGAGAACATAACACCGACTTTCCATGAGGGACTGGGTTGAACTGTTCCTAAAGAGAATTTTAGGTAGGGAAGGGAGTGAGTGTTGGGAAAGAGTGTTTTCACACCTGAAGAGACGTTTTTTGAGAAGCTGGTATCGGGTATGGGGATTAAGCGGTCACCTTGTTTCAACTCTACAGGGAGAGGATTTGTGTAGGCGTTGACTACGGTGTCAAGATCTATGTAAGCAAGATGCATAGAGGCACTGGAATTTCAAATGTTAAGTTTATTTCTCCCCTAGGGGGGAATCTTCTATATATAAGGGATTTTCATGATTGTGGGAAGTAGTGTGTTTAGATGAGACCAAGGATTTTCCACCAGAGCATTCCAAGACCTACCCAAATGAGAATGTTTATGATGCTAAGGATGAATCCTGCCTGCCACCATTCTTTAACGCTAACAAGTCGTGATCCAAAATAAAGTGGGGCTGGTCCGGAGCCGTAATGTGTTAGTCCTCCAAAAAGATTACTGGCAAATGCAAGTGTAAGGGCAGCAAGGACTGGGTGAGTTCCTAGGGAGACAGAAACCGCTAGGAAGATTGGATAGATAGCTCCAATATGGGCGGTATTACTAGCGAAAAAGTAGTGGGAATAAAAATAGGTAAGAAAGAGGATTGGGAATCCTATTTTCCAGGAAAGCCCACTCACTAGAGCAGCTGCGGAATCTCCTACAAGGGGAATGAACCCCAGTTGGTTTAGGAAAGAGGCCATCATGATTAGAGCACCGAACCAGATGAATGTTTCCCATGCTGTGGTATTTGCAATGATGTCCTTATGCCAGTCCAGGATATTTGTTAGGATAAGTAAGGAGAGGCCAATGAGTGCTGCTGTTGTTGCTGAGATTCTTAACAGGTCGCCAAATGTCCAGAGGATGACTAGAAGGATAAAGATTACTAAAATTGTTTTCTCTCCTTTTTGCAATGGCCCCATTTCTTTTAACCGAAGTTTTGCTGACCGTATGGCTTCTTCACAGGATGTAATTTGTGGGGGATAGAATTTATAGAGTACGAGGGGCATACAAACAAGGCTAATAAGTCCTGGGAGAATTGCGGCTTTTGCCCAGGCTACCCAGGATAGGGAAACACCTACATTGGCGGCGAGAGCAGCAACAAGGGGGTTGCCTGCCATGGCGGTGAGAAACATAGCGCTGGTGATTACGGAACTTTGGTAAGCGACTTTAATGAGAAAGGAACCGATAAGATTTTCTGTTCCTTTTTCTGCAGAGCTTCCAAACGAGTCGGAGAGGCTTGTAACAACGGGATAGAGGATGCCTCCGGCTCTGGCAGTAACACTGGGGATTGCTGGAGCAAGGAGAAAATCCGTGATTACCAGACCATAGCTCAGTCCTAGCGGACTTTTCCCTAAGACGCTGACGAAAAAATAGGCAACACGTTCGCCCAGGCCTGTTTTTATGATTCCTCTTGCTATGGAGAAAGAGAGAAATACTAACCATGCTATGGGATTATGGAATCCAGACAATCCCTGATCTAGGGTAAGGGTTTGTGTCAGTAGGAGTGTGGAGATTCCTATGATGGCAATGGCTCCCATAGGAACGGGTTGGAGGATAATTCCCATAATCGTGGTTGTAAATATAGCAAAAAGCTGCCAGGCATTAGGATTTATAGATGCTGGATGAGGGGAAAACCAGATGCCTAAAAGTACTAAAGTGAGGAAGAGAAGGGATAAAAAACGTTTTTGTTTATTCACTTGGAACCTCTGTGTATGATTGTCTTTAAGATTTTCCTAAAGGAGCTAAGGCTCTATGGGAAAGTCTTCTAGCCATTTTTCCATTTCTTCTAGAGTATCATTGATGAGCTCTGTAGAGGAACAGAGTGTATTGATACAAGATTCTACGGTTTCTTCGCTTATAATATTTGTTACATCCTCCATGCTGATGAATGTTGTATCGATGAGTCCTGCATGGAAGGCTTTGGTGATGGGGTATACAAGTTCTTTTGGATATAGGGTGCATGTCCCTGCGATAAGATTATCCCAGGCGAAGGAGGGGATTTTTTCTAGTCTATAGTTGAGTAGTTCTCCAAAATATTGAATTGTAGTTTCTCGTGAATTTGTTCTTATTCCTACGAGGGTGACGAGTCCTGAAATTGCAGCTGCCTTTACATAAGGATTGATATTGGGAGTCTCTATAAGTTTTTTGATTAGGGTGTCGTCATTACATACACTAGCAAGGATTCTTGGAAGGTCTTCAGTCAGGACGTCACCAGCGATAGCGTGGGGAGTATCATCATCAAAAGAAAAAAGTTCTATAATGAGCGGCAGCGCACGGGTTTCTCGAAATTGTGCAAGAAGATACATGGCATACAGATGTCCCTGGTAACTGCCATCACTGACAATTTCTGGGATACGTTTTGTAGCATCTTCGAGGATATGAAGTAGGTAGGGTGTGATTTGCGTTTGTTTGACTATAGCTGCTTCTATAGCTTCTCTGGGGAGAATGCCTTCGTCATAGGCAAGATCTTCCAAAATATGGGAAATATCCATTTGTCAGAGATACTCCAATTCTGTCAGTATTTGTATTAATTGCGTCGTAGCATGCAGCATTTCTTCTGTCAATGATTTAGAAGGAGTAGAACTATAGGCACAACAGTGTATGTTTAAGGATTTTAAATAGCTTATGATTAATAGATTATAATTTTTACTTGGCCTTATCGGCATAATTTATTCTTGAACTTATTTAGACGAGACAAACTTCCATAAAGCTTTAGGATTTTTTATAGAAGCTTTACGGTAGTACCCTACCAGTATACATAACTTTTTACATACTATAAAGAACTTTAGCCCTATCCAGAAGATTTCTTTTGTTTTTTCTGGTTATACGAGGACATCTTTATATGCGGTTGAAGGTGAGGAGGTGGAAAGGTCGAAAGGTGAAGGTTGTAGGGAAAATCGCGGAATGGCATCGAGCAATTCTTGAGTTTTGTTATGTTTTGGAGTGGAGAAGATCTCTTCTTTAGGGCCGTGTTCAACAATTAAACCTTTGTCTAGCACTGCAATCGTCTCAGCAATGGAATAGGCTGCTGACATGTCATGGGTGATGAAGAGCAGAGTAATATTGCATTCTTGTTTTATGGTTTGAAAGAGCTTAAGGATAAGAGATTGATTCAGTGTGTCTAATGAAGAAAGTGGTTCATCGCATATAAGTAACTTAGGATTGGAGACAAGAGCTTTTGCAATTGCGACGCGTTGTTTTTGTCCACCACTGAGCTTATAGGGTTTAAGATTAAGTATGGTATGGGGAAGGTTTACAAGTTCAAGAACACGATAAATTTGTTGTTTCTCTTCCTTTTTGGAATAAGTTCCAATGACACGTAAAGGTTCAGCAATAAGATTTTGCGTGGACATGGTGGGGTTTAAACTTGAATGGATGTCTTGCCAAATCATCTGGACGAGACTTGCTCGAGGAGTCTTAGAATTGAGGTTAAAAGTAATTGTGCCTGTATCGGCTTTTAAGAGACCTAGAATTAGAAGGGCTAGTGAAGATTTTCCTGACCCACTAGGTCCTACAAGCGTTAGGCACTCTCCTCTTTTCAATTTTAAATTAATGTGATTTAAAATTTTTTGCTTGCGGATAGTTAAAGAGAGGTTTTCTATAGTAATTAGATGCGTCATGGATGAGGGTAAATGTGTTGGAATTTTTTGCTTAAAATGGGTAAGGAAATTTTGTTCAGGGGAATTTTAGAAACAGCGTGGAGGAGTTTTTTAGTATAAGGGTGTTGAGGTGTAGAAAAAACTTCTTCAACGGTTCCTGTTTCTATAAGTTTACCGTCTTTAATAATTGCAATATCGTTACAGAGTTCCGTGACTAAGGCGAGGTTATGAGTGACAAGGAGCATACTCGATTTATTTTGTTTATGGATTTGATGAAGGATTCTTAGTGTTTGAGCTTGGGAAATAGAGTCGAGAGCTGTTGTAGGTTCATCTGCAAGGATGAGTTCTGGAGAACTTGCTAAGGCAATGGCAATAACAATACGTTGACGCATACCCCCACTTAATTCAAATGGATATTGGTGTAAGCAGTGGTGAGGATCGGGAATATGGACATCTGTAAGGAGGTCAACAGCTTTATCATAGGCTTCTTGTTTAGTTATTTTTGTGTGTTGTCGAAGAGTTTCTATAATTTGTGCTCCTATGCGCATGGAGGGTGTGAGTGATCCCATGGCATTTTGTAATATAGTAGCGATTTTTGGTCCTCGGATTTTATGAAACTCTTTCGGGGTAAGCTTAGAGAGATCCGTTTGGTTGAAGAAGATATTTCCTTGTGTAATTTTACAGTTCTTAGGAAGAAAACCTAAAATAGCTTTGGTAATTGTAGTTTTTCCTGAACCGCTTTCTCCTACTAAGGCTAAACTGCGGAATTTTTTTAGTTGTAGAGACAGGTTATCGATAAGAAGCTTGTCAGGATTTTTAGAAATTATTGAAAGCTCAGTGATGTGAATAGAAGTTTTAGGCATAAGAATCCTCCTCAAGAAGGGTTTTAGCCCCTTCTCCAATAAGGTTGAAGCTCATGGACAGAGAGATCATAAAAAGAGAGGGGAAGAAGAATAACCATGGGTAGCAGTTTATAGCATTGATTCCCTCTCTGATTAGAGTTCCTAAGCTTGCTTGAGGAGGTTGAATTCCCAATCCCAAGAAGCTAATAAAAGCTTCTGTATAAATAGCATTTGGAATAGTGAAAATTAAAGTGGAAATGATGGGAGCAAGAGTATTAGGAATGAGATGTTTTGTCAAGATATGGAATGTGGAAGCGCCCATGACTTTTGCGGAAAGGACAAATTCTTTGTTTTGGAGGAGGAGAAATTCTCCGTAGATGATTTTTGATATTGGAATCCAACCGGTCATGATCATCGCGAGAATAAGAGAAACAACGCTGTGTTGAAAGATAACAAGGAGAAGAATAATGACAGGAATTCGTGGCACAGAATAGAGGATTTCTATAGTGCGCATCATGAAGAAGTCTATTTTTTTTCCTCCTGATATGGCAATTGTGGACCAAATGAGTCCTATACAGACGTCGATACAGGTGGCAATGATAGCGATGAGGAGAGAGAGACGGAGGCCTTGCAAAGTGCGTGCAAGCATACAGCGCCCCAGAGTATCTGTTCCAAAGGGAAAATGCGATCTAGGAGAGAGGAGGATAGCATTTAACGAAGTATGTTCGTAATTAGAATAGAAAAAGGGGAGTAAGAGTGCACTGAGGATGAGTATGCTTAAAAGGCTAATCCCCAGGAGAAACATTTTGTTTCTAAAGATATATTTATAGCGATGAGAGGATAAAGGTGTATCCATTACAATATTCTTTTCTACTTCATTATGAGGTTATTTTTTTTAATTTCTTTCCATGACTATAGCGAATTTGAGGGTCGATCACAGCTTGTAGAAGATCGGAAAGTAGGGAAGAGAACATGAATAAGGCACCGTAGAGTACGGCTAAGCCTAAGGTTACGGGGTAGTCTCTTTGCTTGATACTGCAGACAAACCATTTTCCTAATCCAGGAATACAGAAGATGTTTTCTACTCCGAAAGAGCCTGTCATGACCGTGGTGATGAGAAACGCTGAGTAGGAAATTGTTGGGAAGATAGCGTAAGGCAAGATATGCTTGAAAACGACTTTAAAAGGGGATAATCCTTTGGCGTAGGCTAGCAGGACATAATCTTTGTTTAAAGCTGAAGAAACAGAGGAAAAAGTCAGCTGAGTGATGAAAGCCATGGGAGTCACAGCTAGGGCTATGGAGGGGAGTATGGTATGACTAAAGGTTCCCCAACATGCGACTGGAAGTAGAGGAATTTTTACAGCGAATACATATTGTAAAAGAATGGCAATTATGAAAGAAGGAACGGAGATTTGTAGGATAGAGATTCCGATTATATAGCGTCCTTGTTTCTTTTTTTTTAAGGCGGCTATAGTGCCTACAGCAATACCTCCTCCCAGGGAAAGCAAAAGACTTTGAAATCCTAAGATAGCAGAAGCAGGCAAAGCTGTAGTGATAATGTTTGTCACTGGACGATCTTTATAAACTAGAGAATTCCCCAAATCTAATTTTATTAGTGAGTAAAGATAATGGATATATTGATAGTAAAGAGGTTTATCTAAGCCGTAGTGTGATTTTAGAACGAGTAGGGTCTCTTCAGAAAGTACATTAGAGCTTTCATCATTGAAGGGGTCGCCCGGAATTGTTTTCATAACAAAAAAGGTCAATGTTAGAATTATCCAGAGAGAAAGTAAGTTGAAAAGCAGCCGTTTTTTTATGTAAGAAAACATAGGGATGACCTAACATTGAGAATCTCTACTATGGAGTTCTCCTTTGAAAATTTATGCCATTATACTGTGACTTGTTCCCATCTTCAATATAAAAATTTTATTTAATAGTAGCATTAGGAGTTTTAGTAAGAATTGTTTTTCTTATTAAAGAAAATCAGGTTTTTTTATTCCCGATAAAAATTTATTTATTATTATGAATACAATAAGCTCTGTTTATTTTTGCCTATAGATGAGTTTCAATTTAATGTAATGTGAAAAAGACAGTTGTGAATTTCTTTTCACATGCGTGATCGTGAGTGGTTTCTTCATTAAAAGTTTTATAAATTGTTTGTTATTTATTAAAAGAAAATCCGCCTACTCTGTTTATTCTGTGATCGCGACTTTTTTTAAGTCTACGTAGCCCAAAGGAGAATCAAATATATTATGGATTTTCCTGTTTATGGCATAGGTATGATTACTATGATATAAAGGAATGATTGGTGTCTCTTGCTCAACTATAGTTTCTATGATTTGTAAGATTTCTGTATTGCCATTCGTTGTATAAAGGGTAGCTAAAGCATTTGCATACTCATCATTTTGCCATTTTGTTAGGTCGTAGGGATTTCCTAGAATTGCTAAAAAAGACACAGGACTTGGGTATTCTGCGACCCAGCCTCCGGTAGCAATAAAGAAGTTGCCATGTTTTCTATGTTTTAAGAAGTTGTGGTATTCTGTCCCTTGTATTGTGATATGGAGGCCTAAGACTTGTTTGATCTGCTGTTGGATTTCTTGAGCAATAGCAGTGAAGTTATTCGAATCTAAAGGATAAAGGAGGGAGAGTTCAGAGAGCTCTTTATCAGAAAGTTGTTCTTTAGCTTGTGCAAAATACGCTTGAGCTTTTTTCTGGCGTTCTTCTGTAGTTAGAGGATGAGGAGAAGGTAGGTAGGAGAGGAGAGGTGGCACAAGACTTTGAGCAACCTTTCCTTGATTAACAAGTTGTACAATGACTTCTTTATTTAGGGCATGGGCTATAGCTTTTCGGAAGGCTTTGTTTTGTATTAGGGGTTTTTGAAAATTGTAGATAAGAAGTGTAGTACTTAGGACGGGATAGCTATGCAGTACTTCTTCAGGTAGGGCGCGTTGTGTTTCTTTGTCTAAGACGGAACTCCACGGAGATCCTATCCAATCTACTGTATGGTTATTTAGGAGTTTAAGAGCTGTGCGTAGGTTGGGGATGATTTTGAGAATAATTGTATTTAGGTGAACCACTTGGCGATCATAATAATGCGGATTAGCTTTGAGTTCAAGATAGTTTTGGGGTTGGTATTTCTTGAGAATGAAAGGACCATTAGAAACTTGAGGTACATTGGCTAGAGGTGTGTTATAATAATTTCGAAGAGATGTGTGTACAGGATAGAATACGGGATGTGCGA is a window encoding:
- a CDS encoding ABC transporter ATP-binding protein; protein product: MPKTSIHITELSIISKNPDKLLIDNLSLQLKKFRSLALVGESGSGKTTITKAILGFLPKNCKITQGNIFFNQTDLSKLTPKEFHKIRGPKIATILQNAMGSLTPSMRIGAQIIETLRQHTKITKQEAYDKAVDLLTDVHIPDPHHCLHQYPFELSGGMRQRIVIAIALASSPELILADEPTTALDSISQAQTLRILHQIHKQNKSSMLLVTHNLALVTELCNDIAIIKDGKLIETGTVEEVFSTPQHPYTKKLLHAVSKIPLNKISLPILSKKFQHIYPHP
- a CDS encoding ABC transporter permease gives rise to the protein MDTPLSSHRYKYIFRNKMFLLGISLLSILILSALLLPFFYSNYEHTSLNAILLSPRSHFPFGTDTLGRCMLARTLQGLRLSLLIAIIATCIDVCIGLIWSTIAISGGKKIDFFMMRTIEILYSVPRIPVIILLLVIFQHSVVSLILAMIMTGWIPISKIIYGEFLLLQNKEFVLSAKVMGASTFHILTKHLIPNTLAPIISTLIFTIPNAIYTEAFISFLGLGIQPPQASLGTLIREGINAINCYPWLFFFPSLFMISLSMSFNLIGEGAKTLLEEDSYA
- a CDS encoding anion permease; amino-acid sequence: MNKQKRFLSLLFLTLVLLGIWFSPHPASINPNAWQLFAIFTTTIMGIILQPVPMGAIAIIGISTLLLTQTLTLDQGLSGFHNPIAWLVFLSFSIARGIIKTGLGERVAYFFVSVLGKSPLGLSYGLVITDFLLAPAIPSVTARAGGILYPVVTSLSDSFGSSAEKGTENLIGSFLIKVAYQSSVITSAMFLTAMAGNPLVAALAANVGVSLSWVAWAKAAILPGLISLVCMPLVLYKFYPPQITSCEEAIRSAKLRLKEMGPLQKGEKTILVIFILLVILWTFGDLLRISATTAALIGLSLLILTNILDWHKDIIANTTAWETFIWFGALIMMASFLNQLGFIPLVGDSAAALVSGLSWKIGFPILFLTYFYSHYFFASNTAHIGAIYPIFLAVSVSLGTHPVLAALTLAFASNLFGGLTHYGSGPAPLYFGSRLVSVKEWWQAGFILSIINILIWVGLGMLWWKILGLI
- a CDS encoding ABC transporter ATP-binding protein, whose translation is MTHLITIENLSLTIRKQKILNHINLKLKRGECLTLVGPSGSGKSSLALLILGLLKADTGTITFNLNSKTPRASLVQMIWQDIHSSLNPTMSTQNLIAEPLRVIGTYSKKEEKQQIYRVLELVNLPHTILNLKPYKLSGGQKQRVAIAKALVSNPKLLICDEPLSSLDTLNQSLILKLFQTIKQECNITLLFITHDMSAAYSIAETIAVLDKGLIVEHGPKEEIFSTPKHNKTQELLDAIPRFSLQPSPFDLSTSSPSTAYKDVLV
- a CDS encoding ABC transporter permease, which codes for MFSYIKKRLLFNLLSLWIILTLTFFVMKTIPGDPFNDESSNVLSEETLLVLKSHYGLDKPLYYQYIHYLYSLIKLDLGNSLVYKDRPVTNIITTALPASAILGFQSLLLSLGGGIAVGTIAALKKKKQGRYIIGISILQISVPSFIIAILLQYVFAVKIPLLPVACWGTFSHTILPSIALAVTPMAFITQLTFSSVSSALNKDYVLLAYAKGLSPFKVVFKHILPYAIFPTISYSAFLITTVMTGSFGVENIFCIPGLGKWFVCSIKQRDYPVTLGLAVLYGALFMFSSLLSDLLQAVIDPQIRYSHGKKLKKITS
- a CDS encoding DUF1186 domain-containing protein produces the protein MDISHILEDLAYDEGILPREAIEAAIVKQTQITPYLLHILEDATKRIPEIVSDGSYQGHLYAMYLLAQFRETRALPLIIELFSFDDDTPHAIAGDVLTEDLPRILASVCNDDTLIKKLIETPNINPYVKAAAISGLVTLVGIRTNSRETTIQYFGELLNYRLEKIPSFAWDNLIAGTCTLYPKELVYPITKAFHAGLIDTTFISMEDVTNIISEETVESCINTLCSSTELINDTLEEMEKWLEDFPIEP
- a CDS encoding DUF648 domain-containing protein, which translates into the protein MKFYSFSSNIPISPMNKLLHKVDSYLFLGGTRHTILTINADSIGLVEEEQSEVSTLIKILKCLSFLFFPILLIALALYYLLHKHFEAHYNLFYLPPLSNEKEELTLLKNPDIILKAIMDNPDSHSFPQNKISLDFLQTLQATLNFWEKVRKVSAKQIF
- a CDS encoding diphosphate--fructose-6-phosphate 1-phosphotransferase — translated: MHLAYIDLDTVVNAYTNPLPVELKQGDRLIPIPDTSFSKNVSSGVKTLFPNTHSLPYLKFSLGTVQPSPSWKVGVMFSGGPAPGGHNVIQGLLDSLKNLNPNSSLFGFIDNGEGLIQNHTEIITKEFLYKFRNSGGFNCLGTGRTKIVTQEAKEACLKTVKTLDLDGLVIIGGDGSNTATAILAEFFAIHHPKTSVIGIPKTIDGDLQHLFLDLTFGFDTATKFYSSIISNISRDALSCKARYHFIKLMGRSASHIALECALQTHPNIALIGEEIAAKNLPLKTVIHKICSVIADRAAMGKHYGVILIPEGIIEFIPEITNLIKEIERLPKQNKTSSLLSLESQKLLHSFPETITHQLLNDRDTHGNVYVSKISVDKLLIHLVQNHLKSYFPSVPFNAISHFLGYEGRSGLPTKFDNDYGYSLGYGAAILVRHRCNGYLSTIESLACPFKKWRLRAIPIVQMFTIKQKSDGSLHPHIKKHHIDIGSPAFCKFKLYRKIWALEDFYRFLGPLQIKIPPETYSDNSPPLTLLLNHQHWQDQCQMCIEIPDRAY
- a CDS encoding peptide ABC transporter substrate-binding protein, whose amino-acid sequence is MAKSKFQKIQRHLTVLILILSSCSHQKPETTTLTIAMSSDPIELDPRGTYLCKDISIAKALYEGLVRESTQGIQLALAESYTLSEDQKVYTFKLKPSLWSNGDPLTAYDFEESLKQLHSEGFSPSVHTLLRVIKNSFNVSEHKLPLEDLGIYAKDALTLEITLETPLSHFLEIIAHPVFYPVHTSLRNYYNTPLANVPQVSNGPFILKKYQPQNYLELKANPHYYDRQVVHLNTIILKIIPNLRTALKLLNNHTVDWIGSPWSSVLDKETQRALPEEVLHSYPVLSTTLLIYNFQKPLIQNKAFRKAIAHALNKEVIVQLVNQGKVAQSLVPPLLSYLPSPHPLTTEERQKKAQAYFAQAKEQLSDKELSELSLLYPLDSNNFTAIAQEIQQQIKQVLGLHITIQGTEYHNFLKHRKHGNFFIATGGWVAEYPSPVSFLAILGNPYDLTKWQNDEYANALATLYTTNGNTEILQIIETIVEQETPIIPLYHSNHTYAINRKIHNIFDSPLGYVDLKKVAITE
- a CDS encoding DUF648 domain-containing protein; its protein translation is MKFYSFSSNIPISPMNKLLHKVDSYLFLGGTRHTILTINADSIGLVEEEQSEVSTLIKILKCLSFLFFPILLIALALYYLLHKHFEAHYNLFYLPELPNKKEKLTVLEHPEAILEAALNTDALCSRNNKLSLPILQSLFSNL